In the Paenibacillus sp. FSL H7-0357 genome, one interval contains:
- a CDS encoding CpsD/CapB family tyrosine-protein kinase → MLRLNKSLITDLNPSSHISESFRSLRTYIRQLGLLGGNSGKVLLFTSAEGGEGKTTILANLAVSFVQDGKRVAVVDCNLRHPGLHSVFEVEGSHGLAAYLGGTEETKDVAVYGNLANLAVIPAGITAVSPPDLLGNDKMAALLEELKTSFDLILLDSPQAVEFSDARILAPLTDGVIIVARHGKSKREALRKLKTLMDQTGTKILGIAMNHSK, encoded by the coding sequence ATGTTGCGGCTGAATAAAAGTTTGATCACGGACTTGAATCCGTCCTCGCATATCTCCGAATCCTTCCGCTCGCTGCGCACCTATATCCGCCAGCTGGGACTGCTTGGCGGAAATTCAGGCAAAGTGCTGCTCTTCACTTCAGCGGAAGGCGGAGAAGGCAAGACGACCATTCTGGCCAATCTGGCGGTTTCTTTCGTTCAGGATGGCAAGAGGGTTGCCGTTGTGGATTGCAACCTGAGACACCCCGGACTGCATTCCGTGTTTGAAGTGGAAGGCAGCCATGGGCTTGCCGCTTATCTGGGCGGCACTGAGGAAACCAAAGATGTCGCAGTTTACGGAAATTTGGCGAATCTGGCCGTGATCCCTGCCGGTATTACCGCTGTCAGTCCGCCGGATCTGCTGGGTAACGACAAAATGGCAGCTCTGCTGGAAGAGCTGAAAACAAGCTTCGATCTTATCCTGCTCGACTCGCCGCAGGCAGTGGAGTTCAGTGATGCAAGAATCCTGGCCCCGCTGACGGACGGTGTCATCATCGTGGCAAGGCACGGCAAATCGAAGCGTGAAGCGCTCCGCAAGCTGAAGACGCTCATGGATCAGACCGGAACCAAAATTCTTGGCATTGCCATGAATCATAGTAAATGA